One window from the genome of Cyclobacterium amurskyense encodes:
- a CDS encoding malate synthase, producing MDNSAIIIRDNLKEIYEDVYSSDVLHALAHMAPFNVEVKKLMNIRLRRRKERSQNGSRITFLNPETNIAGTNIKVSDAREGNFEGAEIPADLQRQWIQGTGPGAKPNASLESSIRNVAYALLSGADGWMFDGEDALGQVSTMSLDNQRNLKLAIQRSPVFLSVAEEVASQMNSWSRTFFGHEKIQDWKEQLNFTTKIFRARGLHLDDRHLRLADGASFSASIADLVLYVVNNYKSLLASDSSIVLYLPKIQTAEEAALWNRMISALENHLELKDGTIKVYVLVEQLEATYQLMEIRAALGKHFVGYNTGRWDYINSVSDAMAWDSTFINPNIESIGMTYGYMRNYEDRVRRAVNTPDINGNFALWQGGMEPNIPVGSSEGVNASMKKALAGAERELSEGASGKWVAHWKMVHIVRPVWEKTGQANQMGRTFEKLSYTQEDADGLIYLEPAPRTIRGARNLLSVGLQYGNAFGQGMQAAALKPADFFGDDNVLYLMEDMATGEIRLSILWEWLHKQAVITEVDAESGVNEGDVFTPELFSKLLQEEYDKLLNASDKDVYAASKYTTLPIAKSIVEKYVGEEKKIPWFIDLLNINLNNVDLKIAEKRIALYLKLLNDKGERMTENLDFIV from the coding sequence ATGGATAATTCCGCAATCATCATCAGGGATAATTTGAAAGAGATTTATGAGGATGTATATTCCTCAGACGTGCTTCATGCCTTAGCACACATGGCACCATTTAATGTAGAAGTAAAAAAATTGATGAATATTCGACTTCGCAGGAGAAAAGAAAGAAGTCAAAATGGAAGTAGGATAACCTTTTTAAACCCTGAAACCAATATTGCAGGAACCAATATTAAGGTGAGTGATGCCAGAGAAGGTAATTTTGAAGGGGCTGAAATCCCTGCAGACCTTCAACGTCAATGGATTCAGGGGACAGGCCCGGGAGCGAAGCCAAATGCGAGTCTGGAAAGCAGTATCCGCAACGTGGCTTATGCCTTGCTGTCCGGAGCTGATGGATGGATGTTTGATGGTGAAGATGCCTTAGGTCAAGTCTCTACCATGTCCCTTGACAATCAGCGAAACCTCAAGTTGGCCATACAGAGATCCCCTGTGTTCTTGTCCGTGGCAGAAGAAGTGGCTTCTCAGATGAATAGCTGGAGCAGGACATTTTTTGGCCATGAAAAGATTCAGGATTGGAAGGAGCAATTAAATTTCACCACCAAGATTTTTAGAGCACGTGGACTTCACTTGGATGATAGGCATCTGCGTCTTGCTGATGGGGCCTCCTTTTCAGCCTCAATTGCTGATTTGGTGCTCTATGTTGTTAATAATTATAAGTCATTATTAGCTTCGGATTCTTCTATTGTACTTTACCTGCCTAAAATTCAAACGGCTGAAGAGGCTGCTTTATGGAATAGAATGATCAGCGCTTTAGAAAATCATTTGGAGTTGAAGGATGGAACCATTAAAGTGTATGTATTGGTAGAGCAACTTGAAGCCACCTATCAGTTAATGGAGATTAGGGCTGCTTTGGGGAAGCATTTTGTAGGTTATAATACTGGCCGCTGGGATTATATTAATAGTGTGTCTGATGCCATGGCCTGGGATTCAACTTTCATTAACCCCAATATTGAATCCATAGGCATGACCTATGGGTACATGAGGAATTATGAAGACCGGGTAAGAAGGGCTGTCAATACGCCTGACATTAATGGCAACTTTGCGCTTTGGCAAGGTGGTATGGAACCAAATATACCTGTGGGATCCTCTGAAGGGGTAAATGCAAGTATGAAAAAGGCTTTGGCAGGTGCAGAAAGAGAGCTTAGTGAAGGGGCTAGTGGTAAATGGGTAGCTCATTGGAAGATGGTTCATATTGTTAGACCTGTTTGGGAAAAAACTGGTCAGGCCAATCAGATGGGAAGAACTTTTGAAAAGTTAAGCTATACTCAGGAGGATGCAGATGGTTTGATTTATCTTGAACCTGCACCAAGGACCATTCGTGGTGCTAGAAACTTATTAAGTGTAGGCCTACAATATGGCAATGCCTTTGGTCAAGGAATGCAAGCTGCTGCTCTCAAACCTGCAGATTTCTTTGGTGATGACAATGTGCTCTACCTAATGGAAGACATGGCAACTGGGGAAATTAGGCTAAGTATTTTGTGGGAATGGCTGCACAAGCAGGCTGTGATAACGGAAGTTGATGCAGAATCTGGTGTAAATGAAGGGGATGTTTTTACGCCTGAATTATTTAGTAAATTACTTCAAGAGGAGTATGATAAGCTTTTGAATGCCAGTGATAAAGATGTGTATGCTGCATCTAAGTATACCACATTGCCTATTGCCAAGTCCATCGTTGAGAAATATGTTGGTGAGGAAAAGAAAATTCCTTGGTTTATAGATTTACTTAATATTAACCTGAACAATGTGGATTTGAAAATTGCAGAAAAAAGGATAGCACTTTACCTGAAACTATTGAATGATAAAGGGGAGCGAATGACGGAAAATCTCGATTTTATTGTATGA